A genomic segment from Zerene cesonia ecotype Mississippi chromosome 5, Zerene_cesonia_1.1, whole genome shotgun sequence encodes:
- the LOC119840194 gene encoding centrosomal protein of 162 kDa, which produces FQASHVQKLNGKEHTETRRKSKARPFSAGVIDSKKKEAAKVARFTSGTPKKLNNCKHEQLVEELKDTNERVKSLELLNVQLVDDNKALKKKINQLEEDKQNAEIKLVECEKFVNRIAKEYHNKESELQTSKQNEQSALAELNKERNERKNLSIQREKDATVIQDLQRQVKEMEMILRRKHPDSVSALIVASKSSTVEDNKKKLLEERIVRLEQELKDKESHFHGVLMTLQEKFTDMKQKYETHIVDVERQLMEDRKVNHDLKNKINKINLHDVAVQTVPKNQTTVSTQTFLKADRASSAVSRLTQNSALIFNKLKEDSYLIATIKGLQTELTAKQRTIAKINRETEELKKNLRSLQKEKEFLLNINPQKRAGCKPAKSTENVMLRANNAMEAELSEIRKQKEDLMEERVGLLSSLKRTNEDLIMLKKKRIQDLHTLQLAHEKELMQMNMQLYPLQEEIKLLNRTVEILQERVRSADDKLLRYQAGIRDDVHAGGDNLGIKRK; this is translated from the exons AAGAGCACACAGAAACCCGTCGTAAGTCGAAGGCGAGACCTTTCTCCGCTGGCGTTATCGATTCGAAGAAAAAAGAGGCCGCGAAAGTGGCTCGATTTACATCTGGCACGCCGAAAAAACTTAACAATTGTAAACACGAACAATTGGTGGAAGAACTCAAGGATACCAATGAACGAGTGAAAAGTCTTGAATTATTGAATGTGCAACTCGTTGACGATAATAAGGCgttaaagaaaaagataaacCAGCTGGAGGAAGACAAGCAAAACGCCGAGATAAAATTGGTAGAATGTGAGAAATTTGTGAATAGAATTGCAAAAGAATACCACAATAAAGAATCAGAATTGCAGACGAGTAAACAGAATGAACAAAGCGCTCTTGCAGAACTCAATAAAGAAAGGAATGAACGAAAGAACTTATCAATTCAACGTGAAAAAGATGCCACGGTCATACAAGATTTGCAGCGGCAAGTGAAGGAAATGGAGATGATTTTAAGGCGAAAGCATCCAGACTCCGTCTCGGCTCTGATAG TTGCGTCAAAATCATCCACAGTGGAAGACAACAAGAAGAAGCTTCTAGAAGAACGTATAGTGAGGCTGGAGCAGGAGTTAAAAGACAAAGAAAGTCATTTTCATGGTGTCCTTATGACACTTCAAGAGAAATTTACTGATATGAAACAGAAGTATGAAACCCATATTGTTGATGTGGAGAGACAACTAATGGAGGATCGTAAAGTGAACCACGATCTGaagaataagataaataaaattaatttacacgaTGTAGCCGTCCAAACAGTGCCTAAAAACCAAACTACAGTGTctacacaaacatttttaaaagcagATAGAGCGTCATCTGCTGTTAGCAGACTGACACAAAACTCCGCTTTAATCTTTAACAAGCTGAAGGAAGATAGTTACCTCATAGCCACTATAAAAGGTCTACAAACAGAACTAACAGCTAAGCAACGAACTATTGCTAAAATTAACAGGGAGACTGAGGAGTTGAAGAAAAACCTGAGGAGTTTGCAAAAGGAGAAAGAAT TTCTTTTGAACATTAATCCACAAAAGAGAGCGGGATGCAAACCAGCAAAATCAAcagaaaatgttatgttacgGGCAAATAATGCGATGGAAGCAGAACTGTCGGAAATTCGTAAGCAAAAGGAAGATCTCATGGAAGAAAGGGTCGGGTTGTTATCGTCTTTGAAGAGGACCAACGAAGATCTCATCATGTTGAAGAAGAAACGGATTCAAGAC CTCCACACCCTACAGCTGGCGCACGAAAAAGAGCTGATGCAAATGAACATGCAGCTTTACCCGCTACAAGAAGAGATTAAACTCTTGAATCGTACTGTTGAAATATTACAGGAGCGAGTCCGCTCGGCCGACGACAAACTGTTGCGATACCAAGCCGGGATAAGAGATGACGTTCATGCTGGCGGAGATAATTTGGGGATAAAGAGGAAgtaa